The sequence below is a genomic window from Halolamina litorea.
GGCTGCCGGGCGCCGACGTGGCCGTCGACGACGAGGTCAGGATCCGGGTGACCGAGTTCGACGCCTACTCCTCGACGGGCACAGCGGAACTGGCCTGAACCGGGCCGGTTCCACGTAACGAACGGGAGAGAACGCGACGGAGAAGCGGAGAGAACGCGACGGGAAAGCGGAGGGCGGGGTTAGCGGTAGGCCTGACTGGCGCGTCGCTCCACGTCGACCTCGATGTGGATCGAGTCGGGGAGGTCGGTGCCGGCGACCTCGCGGGCGATGTGGTTCGAGCCGTGGATCTCGAGCCAGCGGGTGTAGACGGTGTAGTTCCAAGAGTCCGAGCGGTCCCCGAGCTGGCACTGGCTGTACAGCGGCACCGCGTGGTGTTCGGGCTGTTCCTGATGGGGGCCCTTACACTCGGCACCTTTGCGTTCGACTTGCTGTTTGAGTGAGGTCACCGTTTCGTCGAGCGTGGCCCGGTCCCCGCTCCGAAAGGTGAGGGTCGTGACGAAGGTCATACTCCGAGATTGTGTTCGAGGGTGAAAAACGCATCTACCGCCGGTCGCGGGGTGTGAGAGTCTCCCCACCACCCGGCGGCGCGGTTCCGGTCACCGAAGCCAATTTAAGAGCAGGTCGCTTACCCGAATGCAATGACGGTCGAAGCGACGTCCGCTGGAGCCATCCTCTTCCGCGACACCCGCGGCGAACGGGAGTACCTGCTCCTGAAGAGCCGACCCGGGGACTGGGAGTTCCCCAAGGGCGGGGTCGAGGGGGAAGAGGAGCTCCAGCAGACCGCGATCAGAGAAGTGACTGAGGAGGCCGGGATCGAGGACTTCAGACTCATCGACGGCTTCCGCAAGGAGTACGACTACGTGTTCGAGGCCAACGGGAACACCATCCACAAGACGGTCCACCTGTTCATCGCCCGGTCGTTCGAGGCGAGCGCGGAGCTCTCCTCGGAACACCGCGACATGCAGTGGCGCGACTACGAGCAGGCGCTCAACACGATCACGCAGGACGGCCCTCGCGACATCCTGGAGGACGCCCACGAGTACCTCGATGCCGTGAAAGAGGCCGAGGGCGACGGCTACGTCGGCACGCCGGCGTAGGCCGGTGCCCGACCCCGCTATCAGTTCGGAGTTCACCTTCGAGCTACTGGTCTGTCGCTGGGCCGAACTCGACTGGCCACCCGACGACGCCGCTCGTGGCGTCGACGGCGAGAGCGCCGACGCCGCACCACCCGTGATCGTCTCACGCCAACTCGGCACCCAGAAGCGTCGCTGGGACACCATCGTGATCGAGTGCGATCCCGAGGGGCTCGCGGCGCGCCGGGAGTTCGGCGACCGAACGATCGACGGCGACCTGCTGCCCCTCGTCCGCCACGCACCGGCGGAGTGGGCCTACTACCGTGACGCGCTCCCGGACCCGGGGTACCCGTGGCGCTACGTCCGCGAGGCGATCCACCGCGGCGCCGCCCGCGGCCTGATCGAGAAACGGAAGAACGGGCGCCGTATCGAGATCCGGCGGAATCGACCGTACCCCGACTGGGTGCGCCGCATCGTCGCCATCGAGAACAAGCCGGATCTCGACGCCAGCGCCGCCGCCGCGCTGTCGGACCAACTCGAACACGACGTCGAGACGGCACTCGCCGACGAGGTGTGGCTGGCGACCGGTCGAACCGGCGAGCGGGTCGAGCCGGCACTCCTGCGTGAGTTCCCGGTCGAAGCCGGGGTTCTGACGATGGACTTCGGCGACGGGGGGGACCGACCCCGGGTCGACGCCGACGCGGCGACGGTCGACTGGCTCCCGTCGACGCTCGAGCCACAGAGTGACGGCGAGCGCTTCGACTCGGCGGAGAAGGCCCGGCGGCGACGCCTCATCGCCGAGCGGGCGTACGGCAAGGGCTGGCGGTCGTTCACCGAGACGACTCGCCCGGACTGCCGCTGGTTCGACCTCGAACGGATGGGCCGCGGGCTGGTGCCGGTCTGTGGGGCGAAGAGACGCTGTCAGAGCGAGGCCGAGTGTGGCAGTCGCTGTGGGTCGTTCGAGCCGGAACCGCCACAGTGGCGGACGAAGGGCTGGCCCATCGAAGGCGGGCCGGGGAAGGGGGTTCGGGCGCTGTTGGAGCGACGGCGCGAGCGCGCGCGGGATCCACCGTCGAAATCTTCGTGAGGAAAGGACCGCTCGTTAGAGAGTCGTTCTTCGTGAGGAAAGGAACGCTCGTTAGAGAGTCCAGCGAACTGCCCCCGGCCGCTCCATCTCGATACCGCCGTGAGGGCGGTCAGACCAGATCGGCTAGCGTGTACGAATCGTTGATCCGTTCCTTGAGTCGGTACTCGTTGCGAAGGACTAGCGCGCCACCAACGAGTAACAGCAGCGCCAGCAGCGCCAACACGATCGAACTCCCGCCAGTGGTAATCAGGAGCAGCAACCCGAGCGCAAGGCTTCCGCTTCCGGCACCAACGATTTGATAGTTCAAGTCGTGCTCGTTGAGGCAGTCCGGGCAGTGGAGTTGGGTGCGCTCGGTCTCCCCATCACTGGTGTACTTGTACTTCACCAGTTGGGGCTGGTGACGGATCCCGATCGCACAGCTATCACAAAGTAGCCGTCCACAGTCGTGACAGACGGCGTCGACATTGAACTCGCAGTCGCGTTCGTTCACTTCACACTCCGGCGATTCGGGGTAGGGTTTGTCGAACTCTTTTTCTATCAGCATTTTCAGACCTCCGTGGCCATCGAGTCGAGTGTCATCTGAATGTCGTTGCGCAGATCGTTCACGTAGCTTTCGACTTTCTCGTTGTCAGCACCACGACCGACGATGTCGACGCCGACTCGGCCGTACGCCATCGAGACGTTGCGACGTTGGGCAGGGAGACTCTCGCCTTCTTCGCGAGTCGCCTCTACCTCGCCGGTCCGTCGCTCACCCTTGATCGCGACTCTGACAGCGATACGGGTGTCCTCAACAACGACTGAGGCGTCGGTGAACTCGCCGTTGAACTTCGTCACTTCCGCATCCTCGTGCATTTCGCGAGTCTCTTCGAGGTTGGGGCCGGACGCGTCGAGGCCGCGTCGGCTCAGAATGGATTCGATCTCGCCCGCGGCCGTCGGCGGGGTCACCCCTTCGACGGTCAGCCGCTTGGTCACCTCGGCGCCTTCGCCGACCGTGATCGCCGACGTGGGCGTATGGAACTCTGCCTCGATCGCACAGGTCGAGGAGACATCGGCCATCCCGGCGTCGGCAGCGCCGTCCATGTCATACACCTTCTCACCACCGGCGTCGAACACCGCGTACGGCCAGAGATACGAGAACGTGTGGTCGGTGTGGATCTCGGCTTCACCAGCGACCTGTTCGAGATCGCGGCCAGCCGACGGTGGAACGACGAACGACACCGCAGTGTTCTCTCCCGGACCGAGGCCATCGATCACAAACTCGTACACCTCGTCTGCAGGGTCGTACGTCCCCGTCGTGTTCGGCCCGAGTTCGGCCTCCCGACCGATCTCTGGTGGCATCGAGAGGCTGATACTCGAATTCCGTGTCGGGTAACGTCGGTTGTTCCGGACAGTAAGCGTGAACTCGGTGCCGAACACGTCCTCGTTCTCGTCGGCAATTGGGTCGGCGCGAGCTTGGATGTGAATCGGGACGCCGATCTCGTACTCGCTGGGGGGTACTCCTTCCCGCTCCAAGTGATCCCGCAGGTCCGATTCCAGCGCTGAGTGGTTCGTCTCGTACTCGATCTCCTGTCTGAGCTCACGTTTCAGGTCGCTCGGGGAGGTTTCCTCGACCCGCTGGACTGAAACGTCGCTGCGTAGCGGCATCGACGGCTCGACCTCGTCCAGTGGGTCTGTTCCTCGGAGCACGAGCCGCCCGTAGTTGAGGCGTAACTCGTCGGCCGACGAGGCACCGTGGCTCCAATTTTCGAGCACCATATTGAGCCGGTCCCTGATCGTCGGCTCCTCGGCTCGCTCGATCACCTCCACCAGTTCACCCCGGTTCGCCTCGTACTCGACCAGTAAGCGACCCTCTATGCTGCCCAAGTCGACGTACTCACCGTCGCCACTCAGATCGTACTCCGCCTGTGCCCGCTCCTCGATCCGTACATCGATAGGAGCGTTCTGTGTCGTCATTTCCCGGGTTATCGGGATCTCCATGATGTCACCTTGGATACGCGTAAGAAAAACGTTTTGCCTGCTGACACATGTAACAGAGTAGCATGTGGTTTATTAACTTAATAACTGGTGGAACATTCTTCCCTGCAAAACGGTATGCAGTGGATAACTGTTTGGGATGGGCCGGCTGGTCGTTTACCATGAACCCGACGCCGTGGTCGTCGCGCCGCTCACGAAGCTTGTTTCGGCAGTAGCGAACGAAGAGAATGCACCGGCCGGGATTTGAACCCGGGCCATGAGCTTGGAAGGCTCAGGTCCTGCCACTAGACCACCGGTGCGCGTTCGGACAAACTACTGGGGGCAATAAGGATGTTCCCCTTCACGACGGCCCGACCCTCGCCGCAGAGGACGGGACCACCCACCCCGTGCGCTGAGGGCCTGCCGCGGAACGGGCCGCGAATGTGTGGCCACCCGTTGCGCGCCGACCGACTGGCGCCTGCTCGCTCAGTCGTCGTCGGCCGCCGGCGCTTCGGCATCGTCGTGACGCTTGGCGGCGGCGTCGCGGAGTTTCTGTGAAACCGCTGGCGTCGCCGCCGGGTCGACGGAGTCGCCGTCAAGTTCGGCCAGCGACTTGGGGTACTCCCGGAGGTCGTAGTGGAGCGCGATGCCGGCCTTCGCACCCTCACCCATCGCGACCGGGATCTGGTTGTGCCCCGGCGTCAGGTCGCCGACGGCGAACACGCCCTCGACGGAGGTTCGGCCGTGGTCGTCGACCTCGACTGCCTCCTCGCCGTCGTCGTCGACGCGTTTCAGCCCGAGCACGTCGGCGAGTTCGGCGTGGTAGTCCGAGCCGAACATGGGGAAGCCGCCGCGGTACTCCCGGACGGTCCCGTCCTCGAACTCGAAGGACTCCAGCCAGCCGTCGTCGCCGGTGTTCATCCCGGTGATCTCCTCGTCGATGATCTCGACGGGGTGGGCCCGAAGCTGTTCGTCGGTGGTGTCGCTCCACTCCGGCTCAGCCCCGCGGAGCAGCAGGTCCACCTCGTCGGTGAAGTTGAGCATGATCATCGCGACGTGGGCGGCGCTCTCGCCGGTGCCCATCACGTACACCGACTCGTCGATGAACATGTAGGCGTCACAGTGCAGGCAGTAGTGAAGCCCGCGGCCGGTTCGGGGCAGCGGCGGGTCCGGCCGCTCGTCGGAGAACCCCGTCGCGAGGACGACGCGCTCGGCGGTGTAGCTGTCGTCGCCCACGTCGAGGGTGAAGTTCCCCACGCCGCCGTGGACGTCCGAGACGTAGCCCCGGACGGTGTCGGCGCCGTAGGACTCGACCTGCTCGGTGGCGGTCTGGAGCAGTTCGGCGCCGGATGTCTCCTCGGTGATGCCGATGACGTTGTGCGTGTCCTGCATCATCGCCGCGCGGCCGCCGCCGCGGTTGATGAGGACGGTGTCGTGGCCCAGTCGGGTGGTGTAGAGCGCGGCTGTCAGGCCCGCGGGCCCCCCACCGACGACGGCGACTTGGTACTCGGGATCGGCTTCGCTCATACGCCTACTCCGGACTTGGAACGTAAAAACGCACCACTCGTGGCAGGCCCGTGGTCGGCCGCGCGAACCCGCGGCCGGCTACGGCGACGGGAACAGCGCGTCGAGGTCCGGGTCGTCCGCGACAAGCCGGTAGTCGGTCGCCTCGTGTTCGACGATGCCGTGTCGCTCCAGGTGATCGAGGTGGGCGAAAGCCTCACCCGGCCCGTGGAGGATGTGGATCGTCTCGAGTTCGCCGAACAGGTGGTGGCTCACCGTCCAGACGTCGCAGGCGCCGTGACGCTCCAGCACGTCGACGACGTTCCCGGTGCGCTCGCGGTGGTGTTCGAGGATCTCCCGGGCGCGTCCGGCGGGGTCCTCGATCGGGTCGCGGTGGCCCGGCAGCGCGCGGTCCCAGTCTCGTTCGACGATTTCGACGAGGCTGTCGGTGTACTGCG
It includes:
- a CDS encoding NAD(P)/FAD-dependent oxidoreductase codes for the protein MSEADPEYQVAVVGGGPAGLTAALYTTRLGHDTVLINRGGGRAAMMQDTHNVIGITEETSGAELLQTATEQVESYGADTVRGYVSDVHGGVGNFTLDVGDDSYTAERVVLATGFSDERPDPPLPRTGRGLHYCLHCDAYMFIDESVYVMGTGESAAHVAMIMLNFTDEVDLLLRGAEPEWSDTTDEQLRAHPVEIIDEEITGMNTGDDGWLESFEFEDGTVREYRGGFPMFGSDYHAELADVLGLKRVDDDGEEAVEVDDHGRTSVEGVFAVGDLTPGHNQIPVAMGEGAKAGIALHYDLREYPKSLAELDGDSVDPAATPAVSQKLRDAAAKRHDDAEAPAADDD
- a CDS encoding DUF5787 family protein, yielding MPDPAISSEFTFELLVCRWAELDWPPDDAARGVDGESADAAPPVIVSRQLGTQKRRWDTIVIECDPEGLAARREFGDRTIDGDLLPLVRHAPAEWAYYRDALPDPGYPWRYVREAIHRGAARGLIEKRKNGRRIEIRRNRPYPDWVRRIVAIENKPDLDASAAAALSDQLEHDVETALADEVWLATGRTGERVEPALLREFPVEAGVLTMDFGDGGDRPRVDADAATVDWLPSTLEPQSDGERFDSAEKARRRRLIAERAYGKGWRSFTETTRPDCRWFDLERMGRGLVPVCGAKRRCQSEAECGSRCGSFEPEPPQWRTKGWPIEGGPGKGVRALLERRRERARDPPSKSS
- a CDS encoding uS10/mL48 family ribosomal protein, producing the protein MTFVTTLTFRSGDRATLDETVTSLKQQVERKGAECKGPHQEQPEHHAVPLYSQCQLGDRSDSWNYTVYTRWLEIHGSNHIAREVAGTDLPDSIHIEVDVERRASQAYR
- a CDS encoding bis(5'-nucleosyl)-tetraphosphatase; the protein is MTVEATSAGAILFRDTRGEREYLLLKSRPGDWEFPKGGVEGEEELQQTAIREVTEEAGIEDFRLIDGFRKEYDYVFEANGNTIHKTVHLFIARSFEASAELSSEHRDMQWRDYEQALNTITQDGPRDILEDAHEYLDAVKEAEGDGYVGTPA